CGCCGATCTCGGAAGACTACTGGTTTTCGATCGTGGATACGCTGGATGAACTGGCCGCCGAAACCGGAAAAACCGTTGCGCAGGTAGCCCTGAACTGGGTACTGCAACGCCCGACGGTTTCCAGCATCATCATCGGTGCGCGGACCGAAGAACAACTCGTTCAGAACTTGGGCGCCGTGGGCTGGAGTCTGACGAAGGAGCAGGTTGCCCGGTTGGATGCCGTCAGTGACAAGCCAACGATCTACCCGTACTGGCACCAGCGTGGAAATCCGGATCTGAATCCGCTGCCGGTGTAAGCTGTAAAATCCGGTTTACGGCCTGACCGTAAACCGGATTTTAGTGTTTGGTGGACGTCTGGACCAGGTTGGAAGCGGCTTTGGCGATGATTCTGCCGTCTTCGTCTGTAATCAGGCATTCGGCGTGAATGATGTTTTTGCCCGCTCGCAAAACCCGCGACTGCGCGGTGATAATATCCCCCAGCTGGGCGCTGTGCAGGTAGTCAATGCTCAGATTCACAGAGGTGTACACGTACTCCCGGTTCAGTACAAAAACCGTGATGCCAATCAGGTCGTCGATGATGGCCGCCGTTGCTCCGCCGTGTAGAATCTGCATGGGATTGGTCATATCCTCCCGCACGGTGTATTCAATCGTCAGAGAGCCTTCTTCCACGGCCCGCAGCGTACCGTTCAGCCAGCGGCCCAACGGTGAGGGGCTCTGCTCCATATCCTGATCGATCAGGGATTGAAAAAAGAGTAAGCGCGGGTTCGTTTCGGATGTGGACATAAAGCGGAAATGTTTTTGTAAAAATAGCATTTAACCAAGTCGAATGGGGTTTAAGCAAGTATAATTTATGGATTTTCTTGGGAGGTAGCCGGACTTGTGTTACTTTTGGTCGTTTTTTGCGCCTATACGCTATCCCCTCACAATGAATTATACACTTTCCCATATTCCGGAAAGGACCCTGAAACCGCGTCAGCATGGCTTGACGATGGTGATGGATAAGGGCCTGAGTATCCGGCAAGTCGAGGATTTTCTGTCAACATCTGCCGGCTATGTCGATATCGTGAAGCTGGGCTGGGCAACGTCGTTTGTAACCCCCAATCTGAAAGAGAAGTTGCAAGTTTACAAGGATGCCGGAATTCCGGCTTATTTTGGTGGCACGTTATTTGAAGCGTTCGTGGTTCGGAACCAGTTTGATGATTACCGGCGGCTGCTGGATGTCTACGGACTGGAATTTGCCGAAGTTTCGGACGGTTCCATCGAAATGAAGCAGGACGAAAAGTGCGGTTACATCAGCAAGCTGGCCCAGCAGGTAACGGTTTTATCGGAAGTGGGGTCGAAAGACGAAGCCAAGATCATTCCGCCCTACAAGTGGATTCAGCTGATGAACGCCGAACTGGAAGCCGGAGCCTGGAAAGTCATCGGGGAAGCCCGCGAAGGCGGAACCGTCGGACTGTTCCGGTCGAGCGGGGAAGTGCGTCAGGGGCTGGTGGAAGAAATTTTAACGCAGGTTCCATCCGAAAAAATTATCTGGGAAGCCCCTCAAAAGGAACAACAGGTTTGGTTTGTCAAACTGCTGGGCGCTAACGTCAATTTAGGGAATATTTCTCCGAACGAAGCTATTCCGCTGGAAACCATCCGGTTGGGGCTTCGTGGTGATACATTTAGCCACTTCCTCAACGGCCTTGGGCAGAACGGTCTGGGGCCGCACCAATAATCAACCAAGTTACTCATTCATATGGAATTCATCCAGTCGGTTCTCGACTTCTTTCTGCACCTGGACAAACACCTGGCCGATATCATCAACGAATACGGCACGCTGACGTACGTTATCCTGTTTCTGATTATTTTCGTCGAAACCGGTCTGATTGTCATGCCCTTACTGCCGGGCGACTCGCTGTTGTTTGCCGCCGGAGCGCTGGCCGCTTCAACCGGGGCACTGGACGTTAAGCTCATGATTCCGTTGCTGATCCTGGCGGCTTTGATGGGCGATAACGTCAATTATTTTGTCGGTAAACTGCTCGGGAACCAGATAAAAATGAGGGAGCGAATTCTATTTTTTAAACGCGAATACATTACCGAGACCGAGAATTTCTACCACAAACACGGCGGCAAAACCGTCATTATGGCCCGGTTTATTCCCATCGTCCGGACCATCGCGCCCTTCGTGGCCGGGGCCGGAAGCATGAACTACACAAAATACATCGGTTACTGCATCGTTGGGGCGATCTTGTGGGTGGTGGGTGTTACCATGCTCGGCTACCTCTTCGGAAACATTCCAATCATCAAGAATAACTTTGAACTGGTCATCTTCGGCATCATTGGCTTGTCGATTGCGCCGATTATTTTTCAATTCCTCAAAACGAAGTTTCGTCGGGCCACGGCTTAATTCCTGACCGGCTTTGCAGACACCCGGGCGGTTGATCAGAGAGAGTTCTGGCAAGCCGCCCGGTTTTATTTTGGAATCAACCCATTTTCAAAAACTGTCAATCCGGTAAACCTATGCGCTTGACTGTACTTTGTCTGCTCGCGCTGCTCAGCGGTAATACCATTGCCCAACGCGTTCGGCTCGAAACCGATGC
This Larkinella insperata DNA region includes the following protein-coding sequences:
- a CDS encoding PaaI family thioesterase yields the protein MSTSETNPRLLFFQSLIDQDMEQSPSPLGRWLNGTLRAVEEGSLTIEYTVREDMTNPMQILHGGATAAIIDDLIGITVFVLNREYVYTSVNLSIDYLHSAQLGDIITAQSRVLRAGKNIIHAECLITDEDGRIIAKAASNLVQTSTKH
- a CDS encoding phosphosulfolactate synthase, with product MNYTLSHIPERTLKPRQHGLTMVMDKGLSIRQVEDFLSTSAGYVDIVKLGWATSFVTPNLKEKLQVYKDAGIPAYFGGTLFEAFVVRNQFDDYRRLLDVYGLEFAEVSDGSIEMKQDEKCGYISKLAQQVTVLSEVGSKDEAKIIPPYKWIQLMNAELEAGAWKVIGEAREGGTVGLFRSSGEVRQGLVEEILTQVPSEKIIWEAPQKEQQVWFVKLLGANVNLGNISPNEAIPLETIRLGLRGDTFSHFLNGLGQNGLGPHQ
- a CDS encoding DedA family protein, with the protein product MEFIQSVLDFFLHLDKHLADIINEYGTLTYVILFLIIFVETGLIVMPLLPGDSLLFAAGALAASTGALDVKLMIPLLILAALMGDNVNYFVGKLLGNQIKMRERILFFKREYITETENFYHKHGGKTVIMARFIPIVRTIAPFVAGAGSMNYTKYIGYCIVGAILWVVGVTMLGYLFGNIPIIKNNFELVIFGIIGLSIAPIIFQFLKTKFRRATA